From a region of the Trichocoleus sp. genome:
- a CDS encoding NAD(P)/FAD-dependent oxidoreductase produces the protein MQAASSHAEPDVIVIGSGIGGLSCAALLAKYGDAVTVCESHSIPGGAAHGFERQGFTFDSGPSLYSGLSYRPSPNPLRQILDAIEEDLPCVTYDTWGCCLPEGTFDTTVGADQFCQVLAQLRGDRAVQEWRELQRVMEPYAKAATALPPVALRYDWQAIWTIGRFLPSLGRYAANVSRLTGSFDRIMNEVITDPFIRNWLDMLCFLLSGLPASGTSAAEVAFMFADWYRPEVKLDYPIGGSGALVNALVRGLEKRGGRLLLNAHVEQIVVENRRAVGVRLRNGQILRAKRAIVSNASVWDTVKLLPEGAVPKRFLIQKQATPECDSFLHLHLGLDAKGLSPNLACHHIVVNDWNAGITASQNLILILIPSLLDPTLAPPGKHTIHAYTPGNEPYDLWQGMDRRSADYDRQKQERTEVLWQALERVIPDIRSRCEVTLAGTPLTHERYLRRHRGSYGPAIRASESLFPPSTTPLPGLLCCGDSTFPGIGLPAVAGSGMITANTIAPLSKHLAMLKQLNL, from the coding sequence ATGCAAGCTGCATCGTCTCACGCTGAACCAGATGTAATTGTGATTGGGAGCGGTATTGGCGGCTTGAGTTGTGCGGCTTTACTGGCAAAGTACGGTGATGCCGTTACCGTTTGCGAGAGTCACAGCATTCCTGGTGGAGCGGCTCACGGGTTTGAGCGGCAAGGCTTTACATTTGATTCGGGTCCTTCGCTTTATTCTGGGCTATCTTACCGTCCATCTCCTAATCCACTACGGCAGATTTTGGATGCGATCGAGGAAGATTTGCCTTGCGTCACTTACGACACCTGGGGTTGCTGTTTGCCTGAAGGCACGTTTGATACAACCGTTGGAGCCGATCAGTTTTGTCAGGTTTTGGCACAGTTGCGCGGCGATCGAGCAGTGCAGGAATGGCGGGAATTGCAGCGAGTCATGGAACCCTATGCCAAAGCAGCGACGGCTCTCCCTCCAGTAGCGTTGCGCTATGACTGGCAGGCAATCTGGACGATCGGACGGTTTCTGCCCAGCCTCGGACGTTATGCAGCAAATGTTTCCAGGCTCACCGGATCATTCGATCGCATCATGAATGAAGTGATCACCGATCCCTTTATTCGCAACTGGCTGGACATGCTTTGTTTTTTGCTGTCTGGTTTACCCGCTAGTGGCACAAGTGCGGCAGAAGTGGCGTTTATGTTCGCAGACTGGTATCGCCCTGAGGTCAAGCTGGATTACCCGATCGGCGGCAGCGGTGCATTAGTTAATGCTCTTGTGCGAGGACTCGAAAAGCGGGGCGGCAGGCTGTTGCTCAATGCCCATGTAGAGCAAATTGTGGTGGAAAATCGTCGAGCAGTTGGGGTACGGCTCCGCAATGGTCAAATCTTGCGGGCAAAACGAGCGATCGTCTCCAATGCCTCAGTCTGGGATACCGTCAAGCTTTTGCCAGAGGGGGCAGTCCCGAAGCGATTCCTGATTCAAAAACAGGCAACTCCTGAATGCGATAGCTTTTTGCACCTCCATCTCGGCCTTGATGCGAAGGGGCTATCGCCCAATCTTGCCTGTCATCATATTGTCGTCAATGACTGGAACGCCGGAATTACCGCATCCCAAAACCTGATCCTGATTTTGATTCCCTCGCTGCTTGATCCAACGCTTGCGCCTCCCGGCAAACATACGATTCACGCTTATACTCCCGGTAACGAACCCTATGATCTGTGGCAGGGCATGGATCGCCGCAGTGCAGATTACGATCGCCAGAAGCAAGAACGCACTGAAGTCTTGTGGCAAGCACTCGAACGAGTCATTCCTGACATTCGATCGCGCTGTGAGGTCACGCTGGCAGGCACACCGCTAACCCATGAGCGATATCTGCGTCGTCATCGTGGCTCTTATGGTCCTGCCATTCGCGCCAGTGAAAGCCTGTTTCCTCCTTCAACGACACCCCTCCCTGGATTACTCTGCTGCGGCGATTCCACCTTTCCCGGCATTGGGCTGCCTGCCGTCGCTGGTAGCGGCATGATTACAGCAAATACGATCGCGCCACTCAGCAAGCATCTTGCAATGCTCAAGCAACTCAACCTGTAA